The following proteins come from a genomic window of Rutidosis leptorrhynchoides isolate AG116_Rl617_1_P2 chromosome 10, CSIRO_AGI_Rlap_v1, whole genome shotgun sequence:
- the LOC139871224 gene encoding uncharacterized protein produces the protein MKKLYNHTKGKIHPSPPPSSTTTPYHHLSLLPITIATLAAALSPEDQQVLAYLLSITSGTKPTNKSGDGDHPPQFNCNCFTCYTSFWVRWDASPKRKLIHEIIDAYEDGLMTRNKKNGKKKDRKIKAFSNSSSKSSSDSSIVPHEPQHVAEVVTHAPPCVEQKHSEPEDEMESSEKGSVRKIVSFIGERIWGVWGV, from the coding sequence ATGAAAAAACTCTACAATCATACCAAAGGCAAAATCCACCCTTCACCACCACCATCATCCACCACCACCCCTTACCACCACTTATCTTTACTCCCTATAACCATCGCAACCCTAGCCGCCGCCCTTTCGCCGGAAGACCAACAAGTCTTGGCATACCTTCTCTCAATCACATCCGGCACCAAACCCACCAACAAGTCCGGTGACGGTGACCACCCACCACAGTTTAACTGCAACTGCTTCACTTGTTACACAAGTTTTTGGGTTCGTTGGGATGCTTCACCTAAAAGAAAATTGATACATGAAATCATTGATGCTTATGAAGATGGATTGATGACACGTAACAAGAAAAATGGTAAAAAGAAAGATAGAAAAATTAAAGCTTTTTCTAATTCTAGTTCTAAATCCAGTAGTGATAGTTCTATTGTTCCCCACGAGCCGCAGCATGTTGCAGAGGTTGTGACTCACGCGCCGCCGTGTGTAGAGCAAAAACATAGTGAGCCTGAAGATGAAATGGAGTCATCGGAAAAAGGGTCTGTTAGAAAAATTGTAAGCTTTATTGGAGAAAGGATCTGGGGTGTTTGGGGAGTTTGA